GTGTGCCTTCGACGGGTCGCCGAGCAGCGTTTCCACTTCCGTCGGACGGAAGTAGCGCGGGTCGATACGCACGATTACCTGCCCCTTGACCATCTTCGTTTCGCGCCCCTCGACCTGGTCCACGATACCCACTTCGTCCACGCCTTCACCTTCGAAGCGCATGTGAACACCCAGCTCGGCCGCAGCCTGGATCACGAATTCGCGCACGCTGTGCTGCTCGCCCGTGGCGATCACGAAGTCTTCCGGCTGCTCCTGCTGCAACATCAGCCATTGCATCTCGACGTAGTCGCGCGCATGGCCCCAATCGCGCAAGGCCGACAGATTGCCAAGATACATTTCGTCCTGCATGCCCACCGCGATACGCGCGAGCGCCCGCGTGATCTTGCGCGTGACGAAGGTCTCGCCGCGCACGGGAGACTCGTGGTTGAACAGGATGCCGTTGCACGCGTACATTCCATACGCTTCGCGATAGTTCACCGTCATCCAGTACGCGTAGAGCTTCGCCGCTGCATATGGACTGCGCGGATAGAACGGCGTGGTCTCCTTCTGCGGAGACTCTTGCACAAGACCGTAGAGTTCAGACGTCGACGCCTGGTAGAAGCGCGCCTTCTTCTCCATGCCGAGAATGCGGATGGCTTCGAGAATACGCAGCGCGCCGAGACCATCGGCGTTGGCCGTGTATTCGGGCTCCTCGAACGACACCTGCACGTGGCTCTGCGCACCGAGGTTATAGATTTCATCCGGCTCGGTGCGTTGCACGATCCGCGTGATGCTTGAAGTATCCGTCAGGTCGCCGTGGTGCAGCACGAACTTGCGATCCGATTCGTGCGGATCGCTGTACAGGTGGTCGATGCGATCCGTGTTAAACAGCGAGCTACGGCGTTTGATGCCGTGCACTTCATAGCCCTTTGCAAGCAGCAACTCGGCCAGGTAGGAGCCGTCCTGCCCAGTAATGCCGGTGATCAAAGCAACCTTGCGTTTCATCGTGTGCCTCTCGTCTTTCGGATTGGATGCGACGCCACATACAGCTCGCCGCGCGCCGCAACGTCTTCGCGTCCAGGCATCACTCAGGGATGCTCTCGTAACCGTAGTAGTTCGTGTATGAGCTGCCCGACATCAGCCTCGATTGCGGTACGTCGGTCAGCAATACGCCCTTCATGTTCACGCCGCCGTGATGCAGGCGCTTCATCGTTTCGCCAATCTCTTCCACCTGGTTGCGCCCGTGGCGCACCACCAGCAGGCTCGTGCCGGCATGCTTGCCGATCACGGTTGCATCGGTGACCGCGAGTACCGGCGGGGTATCGATGATCACGAGGTCGTACTGATGCTTGAGCACTTCCAGCACTTCATGCATGCGATCGCTCATCAGCAGTTCCGACGGATGCGACGGCAACGAGCCCTTGGTCAGCAAGTCAACGCCCGGCAGCACGTCATGCAGCACGGCGGATTCGATATCCGAACCCATCAGCACGTCGGACAAGCCCGGCATATGGCGCACTCCGAAGTGTGAGTGGACGTCGCCGCGACGCATGTCGCCGTCGATCAGCAGCACACGCTTTCTCGTCGATGCCACCAGGGTCGCAAGGTTGACCGAGAGGAACGACTTGCCTGCATCCGGACGCGAGCCCGTCAGCATCACGACGTTGTTGCGTGCATCGGCCATCTGCAGTTGCAGTGACGTACGCAAGCCGCGAATCCCTTCCACTGCCGCGTCTTCCGGCGAGGTTGCAGCGAGGACGTGAAGACCTTGGCTGCGCGAGCCGACCTTCTGCTGCAGGCGCAATTGCTGGCTGCTGCGCGGCACGATGGCGAACACACGTACGCCCAGGCGGCTTTCGATTTCTTCCGGACGTTCCACGCCGCCATACAGCGACTTGCGGACGAACGCCACGAGGATGCCGAGCACCAGGCCGCCGGCCAGGCTGATCAGGATCACGAGTAGGCGCTTCGGACGCACAGGATCGTCAGCCGGTTCAGCGAAGTCGACCACCCGCACGTTGCCTACTTGCCCCGCCTTCGCGACACGCAGCTGCTGCGCGCTGTTAAGCAGGTTCGTATAGAGCTCGGTATCCACCCGCACGTCGCGCAGCAGGCGCAGCGCGGTTTGTTCGGTATCGGGCAGCACGGACACGTTCTTGGTCAGCGTACCTTGAGCCGCCTGCAATGCACCGATCTGCGCGTCGAGCGCGGCCACCGACGGATGATTCGCGGTGAAACGCTGCGAGAGTTCGGCGCGTTGCTGTTGCAGGTCCATCAGCTTCGACTTGTTGTCGACAACTTGCTGGAGCAACAGGCGGCTTTCTTCGCTCAGGTCGACCGTGCCTTGCTTGTTACGGAAGTTGTTGTACTTCTGCTCGGCCTGGTCGAGTTGCGCGCGTACTTCCGGCAACTGCTGTTCAAGGAACGCGAGCGTCTTGCCGGCTTCCGCCGAACGCGTGTCGAGATCCTGTTGAATGAAGCGGCGCGCAATGTTGTTCACGATCTGCGACGTCAGCTTGCTGTCGTGGCCTTCAAGGCTCAACGCGATGATGCCGGACTGCAGCGTCGTTTCAGCTACCGTCAGGCGCTTTTGCAGCGCGTCCACCGTGCCGAGCGTAGAAGCACGGGACAGTTCGAACTTGGCACCCGGCTCGCCCGCCATGTTTTCGACCAGCAGCGTGACCGGCCCAAGCGTGCTCGTACCGCTCGCTTCCTGGCCGACCTTGCCGTTCAGGATGGCGATGCCGTCGGGGTCGCTCAGGACGTAGCTGCCGTTTTCGCCAGCCGTCAAGATGTAGGTCTTGTCGTAGGCTTCCTTGGGCGTGTCGAACTTGGGCACGGAAATGCTTTCGTTGCCCCATGCGAAACCCGACAGCCAGCTCACGGGCGCCTGACCGTTGCGAGTGCCCAGGATGTCGCTGATCATGCCGCCCACGATCGGGAAGTAGCGCGGACGTGCGCTGATATCCAGATGCAGCTTGTTGACCGTGTCCTCGACCACCAGCCTCGAACGCAGCAACTCGATTTCGGCAGCTGTCGTCGACTTTGCGTCGAACATCTGCGAGACGGTCTGCACCGCGTTCGCATTGTTGTTATTGGCGTTATTGCCTGGATTGCTTTCGGTCACCTGGATCATCGCGTCGGCGCGATAAACCGGCGACGCAATGAATGCGTAGGCCGTGCCGAGCGCAACCACCACGAGGGTCACCATGGCGATGATTCGCCAGCTTCCCAAGATGGCCGCCAGATAGTCGGACAAGCGCAGCTCGTCCCCTGTCGACACTACATCCGCATAACGGTTTTCGAAATTGATGGCCATTTTTTGTCGCTCACTCAAACGAACAATCGAAACGGGCCGGTGCCTGATGTCACTTTCGTCACCTTCGTGATCCTCATGACCTTCGGCACCGGACGCAGCTCCAGGACTACTTGGTTACGATCGCGGCAGTCAGGCCCGCGTTGATAGCCGGCAGCAACAGATTCAGCACGCGGTTGGCGCGAACAAGACCGCTGTTGTCGACATAGACAACGTCCTTCGATTCCAGCGGAAACTGGTTCGCAAGCAGCATGGACACCGGCGAGCGCGCGTCGAGTCGATAGATAATCGGCGAGTCGCCGGTTGCCTGACGGACCACGAAAAGCTGCGACGCATTGGAGGTGTCCTGGTTTATCTGGCCCGCCTGCACGAGGGCTTCACCCAGCGTGAGCGTGCCGTCGCGCAACGGCGACACGGCCGTTGGCTTCGTCACTTCGCCCATCACGTAGACGGTGTTGTCGTCGCGGGAGTCCACATGCAGCATGTCGCCCGGCTGCAGCATGATGTCGGCGGGGTTCTTGCCCTGCTTCATCATCTGCGCGACGTTCACGGGATACGCCACGCCGTTGCGCGTGATCGTCACGCGGCTCTGATCAGCGGTCGGCGCGAAGCCGCCCGACCGGCTGATGGCTTCAGTCAGCGTCATCGGAATATCGTTGATCGTCTGCGCACCCGGTGCACGCACGTCGCCGTCCACATAGACCTGCGACGAACGGAACGAAGCCACGCGAACCGTCACTTGCGGCTTGACGAACACCTTGCTCAGGTCCGCATAGATCTCGCGCTGAACCTGCTCGGCGGTCTTGCCCGCGGCGTGGATTGCGTGGTTCACGTACGGAAACTGGATGTTGCCGTCGCCGTCGACTACAAAACCCGGCGCCGCGTCACTGGGCCTCGTATTCTGCGCCGGCTGGCCGAGCGCTGCAGCGAGTTCCGGGTGATCCCACACGACGATCTGCAGCACGTCACCCGAGCCGAGCTTGTAACCGGACGGCTTGGCGAACAGGTTGAGCTGCGACTGCGCCATGGCGCTGCTCTTCTGCTCCGCGTGGATCTGGCGGATCAGCGTCAGGTCGATCTGCTTGATCGGGATCTGCATGTCGCTGGTCACGTCGCCGTTATCGGACGTCGTTACTGGCAACGCAGCCGGCGTGACCATGTGCTGGCCCGGTACAAGCGAGCACGCGGATAGCATGGCGGCAATCGCCAGGGAGATAGCCACACGCGTTCCAGGCACGGCATGGCTGTTTTTGTTCGGCACCGTGGCACCGGATAGTTGTTGGCTGTTCATGTTGTCGTCCCCTGCTTCAATAAGCGTTGGTGTGGCGCAAACCCTTGAAGATCGTCGCAAAGATAATTTTCATATCGAGTCCGAACGACCAGTTCCCGAGGTAGTACAAATCGTGTGCTACGCGTCCCTCCATTTTTTCGATGCGATCGGTTTCGCCGCGAAAACCGTTCACCTGCGCCCACCCGGTGATACCGGGTTTGATCCGGTAACGGTGGATGTAACCCGATACGACCTTCTGATAAAGATCGTCGTGTTCGAGCGCATGCGGACGCGGTCCGACTACCGACATGTCGCCGCGCAGTACGTTGAAGAATTGCGGCAGTTCGTCCAGGCTCGTGCGACGCAGGAAACCGCCTACGCGCGTGATCCGCGGGTCGCTGCGTTTTGCCTGTTCGAGCACGCCCGCTTGCTGCGCATGAAGGCGCATGGTGCGGAACTTGTAGATGGTGAAGACGCGGCCATCCGCGCCTTTGCGGCGTTGTTTGAAGAACACCGGACCACGCGAGCTGAGCTTGACCGCGATCGCGCAGGCAAGCAGGATCGGCGAGACCGCGAGCAAGGCGCCCAGCGCGAAAAAGCGATCGAAAATCTCCTTCTGCATCATCGCGTTCGGCGGCAACGGCGACGCTGCCAGGTTGATGGTCGGCACGCCGAGCAGGTTCGTCACGCTGCCTTCGAAGAGCGCGAGTGTGCGCACGTCGGGCATGAAACGAATGTTGATCAGGTCGTTGCGAAACTCGTCTACCAGCTTGAGAATCGTGCGTTCTTCGGTCAGCGGCAGCGCGAGCCAGACTTCAGCCACGTGCTGCGTGCGTACGTAATTAGCGAAGGCTTCATGCTCTTCGAACACCGGCACACGCGTGTTCATCTTGCTGCCGGCCTGTACGTTATAGGCAGCCGTCGCGCGGAAGCCTGCTGCCGGCGCCGTGTCGATCTTGCGAACGATCTCGTCGCAATGTTCACCGCATCCAGCGACGGCAACCTGCTGCAAATTCAGGCCCGCGTTGCGCACCCGTCCCAGCACGCTGTGCGTGACCAGGCGGCCGGCGATCATCGCGGCGCCTGCCATACCGGTCCAGTAGACGAACCACAGACGCGACACGAAGTCGATACGATGCAGGGAGAACATCAACGCCATCGCGCAGACTTGCACGACGAGCCAACTCAGCGCGACCTGGCCCGCCAGCGCGCTCTTCGAGCGGCCACGCCATGACGCATACACACCGAACGCAGGAAACACAGCAAGCGAAAACGCCGCTGCGAAAGCCACGAACGCCAGATAGAAGCTACGCTGCGATATGTCGTCAAAACGGATTTGCGACGCCACGAGCGCACCTAGCACGATCATGGTGACGTCGAACACTCGCGCCAGCAGGTCTGTTATTCCGCGCATTTTTATTCTCCCCGAACCGCTCACTTTTTTCGCTCTACGGTTGTTTAACTGCACCGGCCATACTTGTCGTCGAATCTGACGATGTCGTCTTCGCCGAGGTAGGTCCCAGACTGCACTTCAATGATTTCAAGCGGCACGCGACCGGGATTCTCGAGGCGGTGACGCACGCCGAGCGGGATGTAGGTCGATTCGTTTTCGCTCAGCAGAAACTCTTCTTCCCCGCGCGTGACGAGCGCTGTGCCGCTTACGACGACCCAATGCTCCGCACGGTGGTGATGCATTTGCAACGACAGGCGCGCTCCCGGATTCACCACGATGCGCTTCACCTGGAACCGCTCGCCGTGATCGATGGAATCGTAGAAACCCCACGGGCGGCGAACCTTTCTATGCGTGTCCGCTTCCGGCGACTTCGCCAGCTTGATGCGCGACACGAGTCCCTTGATGTCCTGCACGCGTGAGCGGTCGGCCACCAGCACCGCGTCGTCGGTCTCGACCACGATCAGGTTCGTCGTGCCCACACACGCCACGAGCCTGCCGCCTTCCGAGCGCGCGTAACTCGCGGTCGAGCCTTCGAAAAGGACCCGCCCGCTTGCTGCATTGCCAAACTCGTCCTTCTCCATCGCGTCCCACACGGCGTCCCACGAACCGAGATCGGACCAGCCGGCTTCTAGCGGTACGACCACGCCCTTGAACGGCGAACCGGGCTTGCCGAGATGCTCCATCACCGCGTAGTCGATCGAATCGGATGGTGACTTCTCGAACTCCGCAGCGCATGGACGCAAGTATCCGTCTGCGTTATTCAATTGTTCGTACGACAAGACACATGCCGCGTGCATCTCCGGCTGGAGTTGTTCGAGCACGGCAAGCCATACCGATGCACGCACCACGAAGATGCCGCTGTTCCACCAATAATTACCGGCTGCCACGTACTGCGTCGCCAGTTCCGCCGCCGGCTTTTCAACGAAGCGGTCGATGCGATGCGCGCCGTCCTGAAGCGCGTCGCCCAGGCGGATATAGCCGAAGCCGGTGTCGGGGCGCGTAGGAGGAATTCCAAGCGTGGCGATGTTGCCGATCTGCGCAAAACGCGCGGCAGTTTCTATGGATGCATGCAGCGCATCGAGATCGGCAATGGCATGGTCGGCCGGCATGGCCACGAGGATCGCATCCTGGCCGTCGGCACAGGCAGTCAGCGCGGCAAGCGTGAGGGCGGGCGCGGTATCGCGACGAGCAGGCTCGACCACGATGCGCGCTGTCACGCCGCTTTCACGGACCTGCTCGCCGGTTGCGAAGCGATGCTCTTCCCCGCACACGATCACCGGCTCCGCCGCCACGTCCCACGCGGCCGGAAAATGCTTCATGCGCAGCACGGTTGCCTGTAGCAACGACTCGGTGCCGATCACGCCAATCAGCTGCTTCGGAAATTGTTCCCGCGACACCGGCCAAAGGCGCGTGCCCGACCCGCCTGCGAGAATCACCTGCACGATACGACGGCACTCCGTGATCACCCCCGGAGCGGAAATCGTCGCGGTCGTTTCCTCGATGTTCTGCCTGACCTTGCTGTTCATTTTAGTATTCCTATATTCTTTAACGCGTTCCCCGGGCGGAGCCGTGCGCGCCATTTGCACCGATCGTTGTCCCCGGTTCAGCCGAACCGCTTACGTCTCAACGCTCCGTGACTACGGTCACAAAAACCTGGACTTACCCTTAATCACACGCCGGCATCGCGGCGGCTTTGCATCCGGTATTCGGTTGGTGAAATAAGAAGGCGCTTGCGGAAGATCTTGGCGAGACGGTCGCCGTTGCCCATGCCACTGCGGCGCGCGATCTTGTCGACCGGCAATTCCGAATCAGTGAGCAACGTGCAGGTCACGGCAAGGCGCGCTTGCAGCAGATAGTCCGAGGGCGTGATGCCCATCTCGATCTTGAAGCGGCGCAGGAAATTGCGTTCGCTCATGGCCGCCACTTGTGCTGCATCCACGACCGAGATCGGCCGCTCGCAGTTGTCCTGGAGCCAGCGCGCGGCGGTGCGGATCTTGTCGCCGGCCGAGGCCGTGCCGCTATCGCCGAGCAACGGCACGAGCTTCGACGCCGAGCCGGGCATGAGACGTTCCGCCACCCCGCGCGCCACGTCGACACCAAGGTCACGCTTAATCATCAGCAGCGCGCCCTTCATGGACTCGTAGCGGTCCCCCGCTTCGCTCGCCTGCTCTTCGCGCACGGCGTGCATCATCGAATGACCCACGCGGATTTGCGTCTCGGCTGCGTGGCCGATGCCGGCGGCATCCAGCACTTTGCGCCCTTCAGCAATCGACTTGACGACCGTGGTCTTGGAGTGCACGCGGCGCAGCCATTCCACGATGCGTTCGTCGCCCGCTGCACCGTCCGCGCCCTTTCCGCCGGCGACAAACAATGCGTCGAAGCCGCCGTAGTGGCGTGCATCGAGGCCGTCGGTCCACACACGTACCGACGACGAACACGCCACGTTGCCGCCTTCGACCGACAGGAAACGCACGTCGTAGGTCCAGTCGTTGCGTGCCCTCAGGACAGCCAGTTCGTTCGCGACATGGAAGACCTCCGCGACAATACCGGCGCCGAGCAGCGAGAAGCCGTCGAACAGCAGGATCGCGATGCGGCGGATCTCCGCCTGTGTGCTACGGGGGGCCGGCTGTAGCCATCCCATTACGGCGGGTTCAAGACTGGCGTACGGCATGGCGTTCCCCTGCGAACTTGTTGAATCCGACCTGCTTGGATAGTGGGTTCTCATTGCGGTGCATCATAGACACCCTCACGTTTGATTAGGTTGTCGTGACTGAAAGTAGCGAGATGTTGGCGGAAAACTTCCGACGTCGCCATTCAAATACTTTCCAGTGCGTGCGCTGCCTATCATTCGGTACTTTTGAATACGCCCGTTCGGTAATTTCGTAAAGAAGTTGAATGCCCGGGACTCTGATTTCGAATGGCACATTGCAAGACGAATGCCAGTCCAATTCGACCGCACATATCGGACAGGGGTGTCTGAAGCCCGGAACGTCATACAAATCAACCTTCCGCGCGGTTTATAAAGGCCGGCGCGGCATGGCCTCTCGGGGCGTTCGCGGGTCCGGCGGAGACGCGGCCAGAGCGTCAGCAGCAGTAAACGTTGCGTGAGTGAAACATGAGAAATCACGATTAAAAACACGCTTCACGAAGACTTGCCTATTTGGGCCTTGGTTTAGATGCTTGAAAAAACACTTCTAATTAAAATACAAGAGTTAAATCACGCCTTTAAAGCGCCCGGGCGATTAACAACATAATTCGGCAGCGTGCGATGGCGCACATACTTCGATTCTTTTCTTGTATTGACCAAAATGGTGTTTCACGATAGAAACAAAATCATTTCATCTGATAAAACCCTATTGGATGTTGAATGAAATGCTTTTATAGGGAGGCCACCGGCGACGAACCCCGGCTGGGACGGGCCTGCGGGGTCATCGAATGAGGATCGGATGAGTGCAGAGGCGGCAAATACTCAGCGAAAAAGTCCGCCAGGGTGGCGGCGGAAGACGACTTGACGCAACCACTCACGTACCAGTTGTCAGCAGCTCTGCGCTCGCGTGGCTGTGTGGGATTGCCCACCTACGCTCGTGCGGAGTTCCCCGAACGACCCTCGCCAAGTTTGATACAGATTAGTTACGCATGCTTCGGCAGGACGGTGGAGCACCGAAGAACGCCGGATCGGCCAGATTGTCGCGCTATCCCGCCACCCATATACGCCCGGATGGGCTCGATACCGGCAGCATCCGACAACGTCCATCGCCACGACTGGCGTGTTCGTTGCAGCTCGCCTATCCTCAGCGCAATCGGAAGCGTTATGAACAGGCACTCCCGACGCCGCGTGCCTGCTCGCGGCACCTTGGAACAGCGTCTTATGTTGCATCGCGAGATAGAAAGTTGCAGGCGTTGGCCGGAGAGTCAGGCGCCGCAACGCAGCGCATCCGAAAACGTTTCATTCAGGTAGCACGACGGTGGACAGTGCCGCTTTCTTCGGTGGAAAACACCATCGCCGCGGACTCGAACTACCCAGCTCTCGACCCCGGGGTGTAATGAAGAATTCATCAACCGAAAGATTCGCCGCACGCATGGTGTCGCGCACGCCCTGCTTGCTGGCTCAATCCGCCAGGTTCGCGCTGGCCTTCGTCGTCGCGTTGTCCGTATGTGCTTGCCGAGGCGAAAACGCCGCGGCTCAGGATGCGTCCGCCGTACCGGCCGCACCCGCGGCCATACCCGCGGCCACACCCGCCGCCGATATCGTCAAGATTGACGGTAGCTCCTGGACACCTTGCGCAGCGGAGTACGAGCGTTGCTCCTTCGACGGCGCGAGAAAGGTGCTCTACGGCACGCCTGAAAAGCACGTGGTCAAGACTTTCACCGGCGGCACGGGCTGCGACAACGGCGTGTTCGACGACCCCGCGCCGGGTGCATCAAAGCGTTGCTGGGTCGAGGCGCGCGCGGACAGCGCCGAGGCGCGCTTCGTAGCCGACGCGCCGCCGCCCTCAACCCCGCTGCCGATGCAATGCGGCCCAGCTGCCGCGCCAGTCGATGCCCAAGCTTCCGGCGATGCTGTCGAAGCCGACACGCCCGGCAGCGACGGCACGCGCATGTTCCCGCTTCGCAAGCCGTTCGAACTCTCGCTCACCGCGCGGGCCAAGTCGGCCGGCACGCTGACATGGCGGATAGAGGACGCCTGGAATACGGTGAAGGCAAGCGGCCACTTCGCCGTGACGCCTGGCGCGCATACATCGGCTATCAGATGCACGTCGCAGGCGGCCGGCTACTTTGCGATCTCCGCGCAACTTGATGCCGCCAGTGCCGGTCCCGCCGTGTTGCCGCCACTCGGCACGCGGCCGGCAGGCATTGCCACGTTTGGCGTGCTGCCTGACGTCACGGCGGTCCTGCCGGCCGTCACGTACAAGTATCTCGATCTGCATCGCTTCGGCGGTCAGGGCGCGGCGTATCTGCTGCCCGGCCAGACGTGCTGTTCCGGCGATGGGTATCGGCCGCTCTATCCCGACCTGGGCCTCACCTGGGTCAACGACAACCGCAACTGGTACATGACCGAGCCGAAGGCGCCCAACACCTTCAATGCCGCCGCCGATAACCTCGCGCCATTCTTCAAAGCCGGCGACCTGCTGCGGCTGATCCAGCTCGACGGCATTCCAGGCTGGGCGAATCGTTCGGGCAAGGACACGCACAGTTACGCGCCGTCCTCGCTCGCCGACTACAGCGCCTATATGAAGCGCGTAGGCGAGGAATCGAACCGGGTGCGCTCGAGCATTTTTCCGCGGCAATCGAATAACTACTATCAGGTGAGCTGGGAACCCGACTATGAAGGTGGCCTGCCCTGGCGCGATACGGACGCCAATCTCGTCGCCATGTACAAGGCGACTTACGAAGCAATCCACGCCACCGATCCTCATGCAGTGGTGATGGGGTTGACGTTGTCGTCGCTGGGGAAAAACACTGACTGGCTGAACCGGCTCGCGCCGCTAGGGATTGCCAAGTATCTCGACGGTGTGAGCGCGCATGGGTACTACGACGTGGGAACGTCGCCATCGCATCCGCCAGAACGCATGGCGGGTAACAGCGATCCGCAGAAAGCCGCGCAAAGCCTGCCGGCAATGATGCGCGGGCTGCGTCACGCCATGACGCAAATGCTCAAACCAGGCGCGAAACTGTTCATCACCGAGTCAGGGATCAGCTATGACATTGGCACGAAGTACGGACCCTCGACGCCATCGGCGAACGTGCTCTATGCGCAAGGCGCGTTGGTCTCAAGGCTGCACCTGATCCTGCTCGGCGAGGGTGCGGACATGAGCTATATCTTCTACACGGCCGATCCGACCGAAGTGGGTTATGGCATCTTCTTCGATCTCGTCAACGCCGAAGGCGGCTACGGCCAGACGCAGATCAGCCCGAAACCCGCAGCCATGGGCGTGGCCGCGATGACCCGCATTATCGATGGCACCAGCACGCTTGGACCCGTCAAGAGCACGCCGCCCGGCGTCTACGCGTATGCGTTCCAGCGCTTGAACGGCGGCAAGGTCGTCACCGCGCTGTGGACGCACGAGAATGCGGTCTGGCCGGGGGCAGCCGGCTTCAGCGAGACACATGGCGTGAAATACACGTTGCCCGTGGATGCAGCCGGAACATCCGGAACGGTTACCGTGCTCGACATGATGGGTAATCCGTCCACGCTGCCTTATGCAAACGGCCGCGTGGCGCTGACGCTGACCGAGGCGCCGGTGTATGTGGTGTCGCAGAATGCCGGCGTGATGAAGGCGAACGTCAACACGCCCGAAGGCTACGTGGCGCAGTAACCCTTCTCGTCCTCATACCCAGGTATTGGCATGCCCCGGTCACCCTTTGGCCGGGCGCTCTTCGTTGACGTTTCTCATTCAACGCTCGCGTGTAGGTCCGGCTATCGATGCCGCATGAAAACGACGCTAACGCAGCACGTTTTCCTCACTACAGCGTTTCAAGACTCCATCGAATTTTTGCGAAAGTTCCGACAGAACCGGCTTCCCGCGTGCCTTACATTCGATCTCCATGACGACAGTCGAAGCGATCGAAGGACAAGGCATTGCATGTTCGAGACCCGCTGAGGTCGTCTGATTCGACCACGCCGCGAAGCCTCGGCGCGCGCGTTCGTGCCATTCATGTAATCGGGCAAATCATTTTTAGGGCAGTGGCGACCCCACTGCAATCGACATGAACCACCAAGAACAAGGGCATTCCATCACAACTGCGGGCGGCCTCCTTTTCGCCGCCATACTCGGCTGCCTGACCGTGCTGAGCGCTTGCCCGCCTGAAAAAGCCCACGACACCGCCGAAGAGATCAAGCATCCTGCAGGAACGTCGGTTGAAGAGTCCACGCATGTCTGATGCGCAGCAAACAAGAGGCAACGAAGGAAGACCATCACGCTTAGGCCAGATACGCCAAAACGTAAAGCGCTGCGTCCATGCAACTACGCCCCCAGGCATGACGAGTTCCAGCCACCAGCGCGGTGACAATCGTCGTGGGCATCCGCGCACCGTGTATGCCGCGAATAACAGGCTTGGCTGGTTCGCGAGAATCACAGCATGATCTAAGTACGTCATCCATCAGAAGTTGCCGCTTTCTTCATGCCTATGACGCATCTCCAAGGCCGCTCAAGGACGATTTCTCCGATTGGCTTCCAAACGCGATCTTTCGGCGTAATAAGCCAGTTCAAAGCCGTTACGGCGACGATGGCCGCGCGCTAAACTGGCTCATCTGTATAAAATGCCGACGCAGTGAACGCACGCACGCAAACATTGCGTGCGTGGCCGCCAACACAGCGATCCAAACCACACTCGGAACCATCATGGACGGCCTGCGCTGGACGGCGATTATCCTCGTCGCAATGCTCGGCGGTGGGTTGGCAGTCTGCGCGCTAATCGCCCTAGTGGTGCTTTTCATCGGCCACGTCGCCGCGCGCTTATTCAATAACGATGAACATGACTGAGGTACTACGAGCGTGACAGATCTCTCTTCGTTTTCATCAGTCGCCGCCGCCGCGCAACAGGCCGATCTGCTTAAGAAAGCGCCGCCATCCGAGGCGTCCGTCATCCTCGACGACGCGGATTTCCTCAATGCCATTCGGCTGACACCGCTTGTATCAATTGACCTGATAGTGACCGACGGCAACCGCCGCGTGCTGCTGGGACAACGTCGCAACCGGCCCGCACAAGACACCTGGTTCGTGCCGGGCGGCCGGGTTCGCAAAGGCGAAACGCTCGATGCCGCGTTCACGCGCGTAGTTCGTGATGAGCTAGGCATAGCCAGCGTACAGCGCTCGTCGTCGCGTCTGTTCGGTGTGTTCGAGCACTACTACGACGACAACTTCGCAGGTGTCCC
This window of the Caballeronia sp. SBC1 genome carries:
- the gmd gene encoding GDP-mannose 4,6-dehydratase, which encodes MKRKVALITGITGQDGSYLAELLLAKGYEVHGIKRRSSLFNTDRIDHLYSDPHESDRKFVLHHGDLTDTSSITRIVQRTEPDEIYNLGAQSHVQVSFEEPEYTANADGLGALRILEAIRILGMEKKARFYQASTSELYGLVQESPQKETTPFYPRSPYAAAKLYAYWMTVNYREAYGMYACNGILFNHESPVRGETFVTRKITRALARIAVGMQDEMYLGNLSALRDWGHARDYVEMQWLMLQQEQPEDFVIATGEQHSVREFVIQAAAELGVHMRFEGEGVDEVGIVDQVEGRETKMVKGQVIVRIDPRYFRPTEVETLLGDPSKAHAKLGWRPTTSFSSLVKEMVRSDFQIARRDALVTMAGFKALEHHE
- a CDS encoding polysaccharide biosynthesis tyrosine autokinase, whose product is MAINFENRYADVVSTGDELRLSDYLAAILGSWRIIAMVTLVVVALGTAYAFIASPVYRADAMIQVTESNPGNNANNNNANAVQTVSQMFDAKSTTAAEIELLRSRLVVEDTVNKLHLDISARPRYFPIVGGMISDILGTRNGQAPVSWLSGFAWGNESISVPKFDTPKEAYDKTYILTAGENGSYVLSDPDGIAILNGKVGQEASGTSTLGPVTLLVENMAGEPGAKFELSRASTLGTVDALQKRLTVAETTLQSGIIALSLEGHDSKLTSQIVNNIARRFIQQDLDTRSAEAGKTLAFLEQQLPEVRAQLDQAEQKYNNFRNKQGTVDLSEESRLLLQQVVDNKSKLMDLQQQRAELSQRFTANHPSVAALDAQIGALQAAQGTLTKNVSVLPDTEQTALRLLRDVRVDTELYTNLLNSAQQLRVAKAGQVGNVRVVDFAEPADDPVRPKRLLVILISLAGGLVLGILVAFVRKSLYGGVERPEEIESRLGVRVFAIVPRSSQQLRLQQKVGSRSQGLHVLAATSPEDAAVEGIRGLRTSLQLQMADARNNVVMLTGSRPDAGKSFLSVNLATLVASTRKRVLLIDGDMRRGDVHSHFGVRHMPGLSDVLMGSDIESAVLHDVLPGVDLLTKGSLPSHPSELLMSDRMHEVLEVLKHQYDLVIIDTPPVLAVTDATVIGKHAGTSLLVVRHGRNQVEEIGETMKRLHHGGVNMKGVLLTDVPQSRLMSGSSYTNYYGYESIPE
- a CDS encoding polysaccharide biosynthesis/export family protein, whose protein sequence is MNSQQLSGATVPNKNSHAVPGTRVAISLAIAAMLSACSLVPGQHMVTPAALPVTTSDNGDVTSDMQIPIKQIDLTLIRQIHAEQKSSAMAQSQLNLFAKPSGYKLGSGDVLQIVVWDHPELAAALGQPAQNTRPSDAAPGFVVDGDGNIQFPYVNHAIHAAGKTAEQVQREIYADLSKVFVKPQVTVRVASFRSSQVYVDGDVRAPGAQTINDIPMTLTEAISRSGGFAPTADQSRVTITRNGVAYPVNVAQMMKQGKNPADIMLQPGDMLHVDSRDDNTVYVMGEVTKPTAVSPLRDGTLTLGEALVQAGQINQDTSNASQLFVVRQATGDSPIIYRLDARSPVSMLLANQFPLESKDVVYVDNSGLVRANRVLNLLLPAINAGLTAAIVTK
- a CDS encoding undecaprenyl-phosphate glucose phosphotransferase, producing the protein MRGITDLLARVFDVTMIVLGALVASQIRFDDISQRSFYLAFVAFAAAFSLAVFPAFGVYASWRGRSKSALAGQVALSWLVVQVCAMALMFSLHRIDFVSRLWFVYWTGMAGAAMIAGRLVTHSVLGRVRNAGLNLQQVAVAGCGEHCDEIVRKIDTAPAAGFRATAAYNVQAGSKMNTRVPVFEEHEAFANYVRTQHVAEVWLALPLTEERTILKLVDEFRNDLINIRFMPDVRTLALFEGSVTNLLGVPTINLAASPLPPNAMMQKEIFDRFFALGALLAVSPILLACAIAVKLSSRGPVFFKQRRKGADGRVFTIYKFRTMRLHAQQAGVLEQAKRSDPRITRVGGFLRRTSLDELPQFFNVLRGDMSVVGPRPHALEHDDLYQKVVSGYIHRYRIKPGITGWAQVNGFRGETDRIEKMEGRVAHDLYYLGNWSFGLDMKIIFATIFKGLRHTNAY